From the genome of Triticum aestivum cultivar Chinese Spring chromosome 1A, IWGSC CS RefSeq v2.1, whole genome shotgun sequence:
GATGGCACGTCAACCAAGCAGAAAATAGCACACGCTtttgcgtgcatgcatgcatcgatgGATCCTAGACTATGTCTGAAGAAGATGACCTGAAATTTGATGGGCTCTGCGCTCTCCCCGCGTGTGCCTGGACGATCGAGCGCGGTCGGCCTCCCGCCTCCGCCGCGCCACCACTCTCCACCGCGCCGTCCATGCATAAAATGCCCGTTCCTGGCCGGCCTCACCGCTCCCGATCCCTACTCCCCGCCCGCCCGCTTGTGAGTTGTGACTGACCCCCCGATCGATTGACCGACCCCATGGCGCGGTGCATGCCCCTCCTCGCCTCCCTGCTGCTGCTGGccctcgccggcgtcgcctccgccgACAAGGCCCCCGAGAGCGGCTTCATCGTCACCGGCCGCGTCTACTGCGACCCCTGCCGCGCCGGCTTCGAGACCAACGTCTCCAAAAACGTCGAAGGTACGTACGCCCGCCTCGGGTCGAGGGGTAACGTTACAATTTACAGCTGGGTGACGTACGCATGCGTGCATGCAGGGGCGACGGTGGCGATGGACTGCCGGCCGTTCGGCGGCGGCGAGAGCAAGCTCAAGGCGGAGGCGACGACGGACAACAAGGGGTGGTACAAGATCGAGATCGACCAGGACCACCAGGACGAGATCTGCGAGGTGGTGCTGACCAAGAGCCCCGACGCGTCGTGCGCCGAGATCGAGGAGTTCCGCGACCGCGCGCGCGTCCCGCTCACCAGCAACAACGGCATGAAGCAGCAGGGCACCCGCTTCGCCAACCCCATCGCCTTCTTCCCCAAGGAGCCGCGCAAGGAGTGCGGCGGCATCCTCCAGGCTTACGACCTCAAGGACGCACCCGAGAACCCATGAACCCCCATCCCATCCATATAGTCTCGCTCAGTTGCttcccatcatcatcatcatcatcgtctccTCATGACTCTCCTACGTACGGTGCCCTTGCCTAGCTACTTCTGTTCCAGCTATATGTTTTGTATAAGATAAATTCTATTAGTATCTTTTTGTCTCGAATAATAAGATGATAAATTGTATGATGATTAATATATAGAGATCATATGTACAATGTATGCGTGCAGTGTTTTTGTATCATATCCCAAACAATGCATGGTGCCCTCTCTTCATGAGTGATAGGTGAAGTCTTTTCTCTCGTTGCTGCAAGCGAATTTTTTCCAATCTGTTGCTTAAAGCCTCTTGGAGGTGATTCAGCCTTTATAGGCTTCCTAACCAAAAATGGAGGTTCTCTTCCCCAACCTCACGAGGGGCGAACGAGGAGGAAAAACCACCGCCCCTTCCTCTGCTGGTCCCTGCCTCCATCTGCCGGCTCTGGCGGCGGCTGGGGGTGGGGACCTCGGTGCTTTGGCTCCGGCAGGTAGTTAGGATTGGCATCGTTTTTTGGTGTCATGGTCTAGGTTTATTGGGGCCGCGCTTAGATGGTGGCGACGACGCCTCGTTCAATAAAGTCTCCCCGGCTTCGGTCTCATCTCGGCGGTGACGTTGAGAAGCTTGTGGGAGTGCTGTGGTTCTTGAGGATTTCTTCTGGCTGTGGAGGTCTCCGGATCGTCAAGGAGCTTCATCGATTGTTACTTGTTCTTCGTCTCCGGGGTGGATGTGGTCTTTTAGACCCATTCAACGACTTCCCGTCCGCAACCAACAATGTTAGGCCGGTCATTTTCTGACCAGTCTGTGATAACTGTCAAGCCGAGCCTAGTGCTACATATTACAGACGTGTCTTGGATGGCCAGTCAGTATTATCGCTTATCACTAATGCCTGGTCAAAAGGTCGTTCAATGATGAGGGGTCGGTGCTATTCCGATCCATAGTAGTGTGGATGAGTCGGTCACAACATTCCACACCACCGGTTTCAGCAATGGACAATGCTAGTCACAACATCCACCGCCGCTGGTTCCAACAGTCAATATGTTGCTGACTCCTGCATGGAACATCATTGTTCACAACTTCTACCAACACCCGTTGTAGCACTGGTATGCGGTGGTCCCAATATTGTCGCTGCACCTACTCACAGTGCCGCCACAGGGTGTCGACGAGGGAGTCAGTGGAGGACCAAGCAATGGATAACGAGAAGGGGTCGACCAGGAACATGGCAGACGATGGAGGACCGAATATCTAACAAGGAGAAGGGGATCAGCCAGTGACATGGAGCCTCGGAGCACGCTAGATGACTCTGATATGGCTTCGTAGATGGCGGCCATGGTGGCGACGCACCCTCTATGTGGGTGGGGGTCATCGTTGCTGGGTTTTGAGCCCCCTTTtgtcctggagggccccatggttCTACAGACGGCAACTATGCGTGCGGTCTCCTCTCTGATGCGAGGTGAGCTGTGGCAATGGTAGTGGCGGTTTCTCCTTGCCGGTTCctaccactggtagaaaaagggcatgttgtcccggttcgtaagggcaaccgggactaaagggtcggtactaatgccctgcccctttagtcccggttcaatccagaaccgggactgatgggcctccacgtggcctgtgtgcggagcccaggcaggagaccctttggtcccggttggtggcaccaaccgggaccaataggcatccacgcgtcagcatttctgtggctggggtttttgttttttttttgaaggggggggggttgggggttttggggggttaatttaggtgtttcatatattgtgttagctagctataattaatagagagaagtgtcctctcttatgtccgtgcttggtcgacgctacgtactatacatacgtatagagaggactagacacgctagctagctagtaagcaaacgaaggaaacagaagatcgtcatgaacatatatgcatacagagagaagtgatatcgaccacctctccttctccaagagattggccgaacaacaagttctcgtatatctatccgacactactggctacatatatacaataattatctcttacaaatataatcatacggactcatggtccacatagtattctccgtcttcagcgatcacgtggtcaagaaagaatgccgccaattcctcttgaattgctcgcatgcgagctggtgctaggagttcatcccgcttccgaaacatctaatttgaagaagggggtcaatacacacacacacacacacacacacacacacacacacacacacacatatatatatatgaatgaatgaaactcaacacaaatgatggtaataaaataaaattgtgaatattgttatttacgtacttaatattgttcgtcagtgtagccccgctcacagatcgtgtggcggatggactcgcaaacgtagtatccacagaaatcattcccttttcctgccacaaccactttacaagaaatagaggtcaatcaaactgataagcaagaatgccaaatcaataggagatgcgcggaacatgctactatagtacttactttcgtgtgtctaaattgcagcttcttcgggagtcctggagcttttttggagaattttttccaaaccctgccagacaaagaaaacaattacttgatatatcaggaaatgaacaaagttactgatatggtggataatgatcgatttaacttacttctcgagcatttgagtcatgtccgcatagtcctggggatcttttcgttttgagtctaagacagttactagtccatgctcaagcttaatctctaggagaatatagtggtaactgcacatacatgcataactcatcaattacattactataaccttgactaatatatatataagggaaaccgaatacgcacaagacagtaacactcacttgaagttgtaaggaaagagtattatatctttgttttcatttattaccaacgatcgtagcaagttggcctcggtatctgcggcatgaaatttaacctgagttgcatctatgagatatgtgttaatgaacccaatatcaccgacttgtcttttcttcaattcggcgatcttcaatctgcataatatagtgaggatgattataaatacatgcaaagaaagagttgagctatacaggagagacttaatgacagaagtagtactatttacagacagtagcaggtgaccgttgttttatcgagggccaattgattgaaaaactgaaagaactcctcaaatggaacaggcaacaattcaattccaacgaggtcatgctcctttttaactttcacatacaaagtactcctccccccagagtctctgcagattttcaagtaccaatcatgcaatcttcgcattatcattgatagagatctttcatctttgacgagaggcttcccgtactcgtatctttgtatctgcacctccatgggttcataatgtacatcgtcgggcaggtaatcggcaagattgctataaccgggcaccatcctcggatcattagcgacgttgtcgctaggcaccttgagcggggggcacgattgcttcgcttgttcgctgagctgggcaatttgtttcccagctcgtcgttctttcaacctttgatcactgacagtacttcccgaccgctccgcttcggcaaattcctttccaataatgcgctcatagtttcctttcggcggagacttgggtggttttgtcagggcagccagagtgcgcttcgctttcaccggatctaccttctcctccggaggtggatgtctctttgctttcaacccttgaaaccagtcatccacttcggttcgcgcaatctcggcgttctcctccggggtcctctcgtatggtaacttctctggagtcttcagagaaggaccgaatctgtatgtcctcccgcctctggctgtactgctagacgtcggccgagcagacggagcggttttcttctttacttgcttatgaggcggaggagaaggactacgacgcgccggagcagccgaagcgacggcaggtctcttccgccattgctgacgaggcggagaaggaggaggctggctgctcgagcacgtcggcgcaggcggagaaggaggcggagtgccgccacgcgctggagaaggagccggtcgagtgccctgatcgtcactcgccggaggaggaggcggagtgccctgactcgccggaggaggaggcggtggaggaggcggagtgccctgacttgccggaggaggaggaggaggcggaggcgtccagttcggaaggttgatgagctccttccgccataggcatggagtatTCAGAGCAGACcctagcctagtctccccttcaccggtagggtggtcaagctggaggtcctcaaatccctccgttatttcatccaccatcaccctagcatatccttctggaatcgaccggcagtgaaaagttgcgccgggttcagtaggataaacagagccaacagccgccttgaccttcaaattcatccattgcgtcataaggtggcaattttgagactccgtgatagcatccatgggatagctggcaggagccgtcaaggcatgctccggctgaagcagctcggtggaagccacgctgcttctccgctgagatggcgggataGCTTcgagggaagcttcggcagtacgtttgctgcgatttgcttctcgttcctctatcgcttgtacccttgcttgcagcgcctgcatttgggtttgctgcacttttttcctcctctcatgggatttgtaaccgcctgcgtccggaaacccaatcttccacggaatggagaatggcgtgcctcgtgtccgtccagggtgctcaggattcccgagggttattatgagctcgtcgttctctctgtctggaaagaacgtcccttcctgcgctacttcgatatactgctgaagcttcctaactggtatgtccatttgatcattcgtccaaatgcacttccttgttacagggtccaaggttccgccagccccgaagaaccaagtccggcaacggtctggccagttaattgtctctggttcgatccctttatcaaccagatcattctcagtcttggcccacttaggccgggctacgaggtagccacctgaccccgtgcgatggtgatgcttcttcttcgcagcattttgcttgtttgtcgccgacatcttcttactcttttccgatgtcttgtgggccacaaatgcgggccagtgatctctgatcttctcatatctgcccttgaattctggtgtctcattattttcgacaaacttattcagctctttcttccacctcctgaatagttccgCCATCCTCTTAAGatcaaaagacttgattaattgctctttaactagcttctctggattatcctctggcggtagggtgaaatttgacttcagctcagtccaaagatcatttttctgcatatcattgacataagacacctcagggtcttctgtagccggcttaaaccattgctggatgctgatcgggatcttgtccctaaccagaaccccgcactgagcaacaaatgcattctttgttcggatgggttcaatcggttggccgtcgggcacgattgctatgatctcaaacctttcatccgagctcaactttttcttcgggcctcgtctctttaccaaagttgtgctcaatccggagggctagaaaaaagaacaaagacttaattaatatgtgtacataccaaaacaatgaatg
Proteins encoded in this window:
- the LOC123182199 gene encoding major pollen allergen Lol p 11, producing MARCMPLLASLLLLALAGVASADKAPESGFIVTGRVYCDPCRAGFETNVSKNVEGATVAMDCRPFGGGESKLKAEATTDNKGWYKIEIDQDHQDEICEVVLTKSPDASCAEIEEFRDRARVPLTSNNGMKQQGTRFANPIAFFPKEPRKECGGILQAYDLKDAPENP